Proteins encoded within one genomic window of Fibrobacter sp. UWB16:
- a CDS encoding arabinofuranosidase catalytic domain-containing protein, whose product MKYTTIKVVALLAATAITVYANEGPCDIYARANTPCVAAHSLTRALYGNYNGNLYQVRRADGETKDIPVETMGGYVKSSVQDDFCAGSKCTISIIYDQSSYKNDLKKSPPVFWLKEGGREAIADRAPIYINGRKAYGFYRDAWSSTGYRNNETKGVATGDEEESMYMVVDGRHYNDMCCFNYGNAETTGNDDGPGTMECIYFGDDKDWGGPGQGTGPWVAADLEDGVFKGNDAGYMWGRTHTTPWPDAQTIDADYATAMLKGPNDGTFKLKGGSAQEGKLTTMWDGPRKRGYSPRKLQGAIVLGNGGDGSDGGAGTFFEGCMTIGNPPDSIDDKVQANIVAAGYGSKIELKKPDPIEPFKDTLTIPGKIEAENYDKGGNGQGFLDTDIENENSLYREDNAGLDSAGDAIIYGWGYANDWLRYTIKVSKNDSLDITARVSSPSDSTFFSILVDDKDIAKITVPNTGDWKNFETVTTTVPAITAGDHVLKIRIDKPYFNLDWIEIAAAKEKTALPKFSIRTNSSQAYSVYDVLGNRVTSFQASESSMQNIWDKARVNLPGGIYVIKTNSKTIRISNTK is encoded by the coding sequence ATGAAATACACAACAATCAAGGTTGTAGCCTTGTTAGCGGCTACAGCCATAACAGTCTATGCTAACGAAGGTCCGTGCGACATTTACGCAAGAGCCAATACGCCATGCGTAGCCGCACACAGTTTAACCCGAGCCTTGTACGGCAATTACAACGGGAATCTTTACCAGGTCCGCCGTGCCGACGGCGAAACCAAGGACATTCCGGTTGAGACCATGGGAGGTTATGTCAAATCTTCCGTGCAAGACGACTTTTGTGCAGGCTCCAAATGCACAATTTCAATCATTTATGACCAGAGTAGTTACAAAAACGATTTGAAAAAATCGCCTCCCGTCTTTTGGCTTAAAGAAGGCGGCAGAGAAGCCATCGCCGACAGGGCGCCCATCTACATCAACGGTCGAAAAGCGTACGGCTTTTATCGCGACGCGTGGTCTTCTACAGGTTACCGCAACAACGAAACCAAAGGTGTCGCTACCGGAGACGAAGAAGAATCCATGTACATGGTGGTCGATGGCAGGCACTACAATGACATGTGCTGTTTCAACTACGGCAACGCTGAAACAACCGGCAATGACGACGGCCCGGGAACCATGGAATGTATTTATTTCGGTGACGACAAGGATTGGGGCGGTCCTGGACAAGGCACAGGCCCATGGGTCGCCGCCGACTTGGAAGACGGCGTGTTCAAAGGCAACGATGCCGGATACATGTGGGGCAGAACACATACTACCCCATGGCCAGATGCACAAACAATTGATGCCGACTACGCTACAGCCATGCTCAAAGGACCGAACGACGGCACATTCAAACTGAAAGGCGGCAGTGCGCAAGAAGGAAAGCTCACCACTATGTGGGATGGTCCCCGCAAAAGAGGCTATAGTCCGCGCAAGCTCCAAGGCGCCATTGTCCTCGGCAACGGCGGTGACGGCAGCGATGGCGGCGCAGGAACATTCTTCGAAGGCTGCATGACAATCGGCAACCCGCCAGATTCTATTGACGATAAAGTTCAAGCAAACATTGTCGCTGCCGGTTATGGAAGTAAAATTGAACTCAAGAAGCCTGATCCGATTGAACCGTTTAAGGATACGCTTACCATCCCGGGAAAAATCGAAGCAGAAAACTACGACAAGGGCGGCAACGGTCAGGGATTCTTGGACACCGACATTGAAAACGAGAACTCGCTCTACCGCGAAGACAATGCAGGCCTCGACAGCGCAGGCGACGCCATTATTTACGGCTGGGGTTATGCCAACGATTGGCTGCGTTATACGATAAAAGTCTCCAAAAACGATTCGCTCGACATTACCGCACGCGTATCGTCGCCAAGCGATAGCACATTCTTCTCCATTCTCGTTGATGATAAAGATATCGCTAAAATCACTGTTCCCAACACCGGTGACTGGAAAAACTTCGAAACCGTCACAACGACCGTACCTGCAATTACCGCGGGCGACCATGTACTCAAAATTCGAATAGACAAGCCATACTTTAATCTCGATTGGATTGAAATTGCTGCGGCCAAAGAAAAAACGGCATTGCCTAAATTCAGCATTCGGACAAATTCATCGCAAGCTTACTCCGTCTATGATGTCCTTGGGAACCGCGTGACCTCATTCCAAGCAAGCGAAAGCTCTATGCAAAACATTTGGGATAAAGCTCGTGTAAATCTACCAGGTGGCATTTACGTCATCAAGACCAATAGCAAAACAATTCGAATTTCAAATACGAAATAA
- a CDS encoding SpoVG family protein, protein MAEKTEKKTSCIPAMSPAFDCLAVTNVQVYPFKEGANLGHMKGIATIVLNDQIQIRGLRVMDGENGMFVGYPLDTFYKGEDYRTVCLPITRQLREHIENCVLEKYQAAVA, encoded by the coding sequence ATGGCTGAAAAAACAGAAAAGAAAACATCGTGTATCCCTGCAATGTCCCCGGCGTTTGACTGTCTTGCCGTGACGAATGTTCAAGTTTATCCGTTCAAGGAAGGGGCTAATCTTGGCCACATGAAGGGGATTGCGACAATTGTACTGAATGACCAAATTCAGATTCGTGGGCTCCGCGTGATGGATGGCGAAAATGGCATGTTTGTGGGGTATCCGCTTGATACATTCTACAAGGGCGAAGATTACCGCACTGTATGTTTGCCGATTACGCGACAGCTGCGTGAACATATCGAAAATTGCGTGCTTGAAAAGTATCAGGCTGCAGTAGCGTAA
- a CDS encoding carbohydrate-binding family 9-like protein yields the protein MLLKPNMQWTANQGIIHPMVTAEFSQTTNSVVVKFTVEEPLDCYRAAVQEDNGRSWEDSCVEIFLQNPTNPAEYFNFETTSRGFVLAARGNDRNNRQTLPLDTIAKIKRSGTAPSIQDDSVYWTMTVEIPAEIFGIKAFEAPLRGNLYKCADKANTPHYLSAFRIETEKPDFHRPEFFQILQQ from the coding sequence ATGCTTTTAAAACCGAATATGCAATGGACGGCCAACCAGGGAATCATTCACCCAATGGTCACAGCCGAGTTTTCGCAAACGACAAACAGCGTCGTCGTTAAGTTTACCGTAGAAGAACCTTTGGACTGCTACCGCGCCGCCGTTCAAGAAGACAACGGACGCAGCTGGGAAGATTCCTGCGTGGAAATTTTTTTGCAGAACCCAACGAACCCAGCCGAATATTTCAACTTCGAAACGACAAGCCGAGGCTTTGTGCTCGCCGCCCGAGGAAACGATCGCAACAACAGACAAACGCTTCCGCTCGACACTATCGCGAAAATCAAGCGTTCAGGAACAGCGCCGAGCATTCAGGACGATTCTGTCTATTGGACAATGACGGTCGAAATTCCTGCCGAGATTTTTGGAATAAAAGCATTCGAGGCGCCACTCCGCGGAAACCTCTACAAATGCGCCGATAAAGCAAACACGCCCCATTACCTGAGCGCATTCCGCATAGAAACAGAAAAACCGGACTTTCACCGCCCGGAATTCTTTCAGATATTGCAGCAATAA
- a CDS encoding pseudouridine synthase: MSTVIIFNKPFGVLSQFTPEAGHPALDSFGFPPGVYAAGRLDHDSEGALLLTDNGKLIKKLLDPKYEHPRTYLAQVDGQITEEAVRKLAKGVDIKGYHTKPCKAEIVEAPDWIWERNPPVRFRANIPTSWVRLTLIEGKNRQVRHMTAAVGFPTLRLVRVQIGNIPLGKLKPGEWRIVTDKVI; encoded by the coding sequence ATGTCTACCGTTATTATTTTCAATAAGCCTTTTGGTGTTTTGAGCCAGTTCACCCCCGAAGCGGGCCACCCCGCCCTCGATAGCTTCGGATTTCCGCCAGGAGTGTACGCCGCAGGCCGACTCGACCACGATAGCGAGGGCGCTTTGCTCCTGACCGATAACGGCAAGCTCATCAAAAAGCTTCTAGACCCAAAATACGAGCACCCACGCACATACCTCGCGCAAGTAGACGGCCAAATCACCGAAGAAGCCGTTCGCAAGCTCGCAAAAGGAGTAGACATCAAGGGCTACCACACGAAGCCCTGCAAAGCTGAAATTGTCGAAGCCCCGGACTGGATTTGGGAACGCAATCCGCCAGTACGTTTCCGCGCAAACATTCCCACCAGCTGGGTCCGTTTAACGCTCATCGAAGGCAAGAACCGCCAAGTCCGTCACATGACTGCAGCCGTAGGCTTCCCCACGCTCCGCCTTGTCCGCGTGCAAATCGGAAACATCCCGCTTGGCAAATTAAAGCCCGGCGAATGGCGCATCGTCACAGACAAAGTTATTTAA
- the folB gene encoding dihydroneopterin aldolase — protein sequence MEQGRIRLKDVQFDCIVGILPYERENEQPIILNLTLWLDFAKAAETEDLNESIDYAKLAEELKGFIRLSCFKLVETLVVKTAEYVLEHYPKATAVEVSVAKPKAVPGCLGAEASIKISRD from the coding sequence ATGGAACAAGGGCGAATCCGACTCAAAGACGTTCAATTTGATTGCATTGTAGGCATACTCCCCTACGAACGCGAAAACGAACAGCCAATCATCTTGAACCTGACCCTTTGGTTGGACTTTGCCAAAGCTGCAGAAACTGAAGATTTAAACGAATCTATCGATTATGCAAAGCTGGCGGAAGAACTCAAAGGGTTCATCCGCCTTTCTTGTTTTAAGCTAGTCGAGACTCTGGTCGTTAAGACCGCGGAATACGTTCTGGAGCATTACCCCAAAGCAACCGCCGTCGAAGTATCCGTCGCAAAGCCCAAAGCCGTTCCCGGTTGCCTTGGCGCCGAAGCAAGCATTAAGATTAGTAGAGATTAG
- a CDS encoding fibro-slime domain-containing protein, producing the protein MKLTKWITLSALFGFSVSFAQGAKDVRILDIVIRDFQPNHPDFENFSEEAVKHLDNIYNYRTGTGTLMQLNGYDLSWYNNAAKYHYSCGNMNTIALGAGAAIGADGLPMKPNYALPLYLQQVSTKDTLRYGECGDKYKDPKTQVELTQRGYKNAQNDVSGYKCPNGNTMWANPVIYTPGMVAPYLQFPKMTGGEGKYDMLNDVVIVKANDLCDNQYFEQWFADVPPVNGLYVNKRVNTTMDIPKDDNSNYFIYDYNYNNGGYSPLDSINPDTREWVMNKPCNPKIQPNQVCDQFDPQTLSIFCPPYDYEWRDKQADYRGNNTYKLCTDWLNYGGPRNVSAIDGSGYSAAWQAAVYNGSLGKQHLRNYAFTMMGYASFKYKQSNQSPMHEVFEFAGDDDMWIFVDGVLVVDLGGTHLSAPGKVDIEVLAKNNHGCHILADGTPEPLANYSNCAGASDAKGWADDTWHHLHFFYADRQSDGSNIYIRTSLAELAPSRYGQPSVGNVIVKVGEDGVPKNSMFMNVPLADSTVANMVNPINNAPSMLVMRDEVVLGLDGKPLKNSQGTDSMVTNVYGYYVSKMEGPVDKGADGQLYQFSGTLTDATGRVLEGGLLGNDRIAFNVKWSQGLEDDGNGGNYTADEWKQIMFWSKLMPFNVAASSGKNVEGFDEKDKWAKISYTAVAVVTVIPDDPAYDRPDFTNEAQKLSNLAEASDDGTLPTDMTADLVLTPIPATGIDPMKWAKDNAETITVSGPQGEVAAGSVVYGASQGTNSTLCYSNGSKKVPGKKSNESCTQWSFPTTQPFHVNIRVFDHLGHFVNQYTKRVTGDDFKNALMGQRAGSVVAGKTEPKCNDLPLYGETGALLATIKMYPVTDKGRLLATGPYVYQMTVVLEQFDYCYSNGSSTTPATMPFQRTTETIRRGYRRTVRK; encoded by the coding sequence ATGAAATTGACTAAATGGATTACCCTAAGCGCTTTATTTGGTTTTTCCGTGTCCTTTGCACAAGGCGCTAAGGATGTCCGTATCCTGGATATTGTTATTCGCGATTTCCAGCCGAATCACCCAGACTTCGAAAATTTCTCGGAAGAAGCTGTTAAGCATCTGGACAATATTTATAATTACAGGACTGGTACTGGAACGCTCATGCAGTTGAATGGCTATGATCTTTCCTGGTATAATAATGCGGCCAAGTATCATTATTCCTGTGGTAATATGAATACTATTGCTTTGGGTGCCGGTGCTGCGATTGGTGCAGATGGTCTTCCGATGAAGCCTAACTATGCTCTGCCTTTGTATTTGCAGCAAGTTTCTACTAAAGATACTTTGCGATATGGTGAATGCGGTGATAAGTATAAAGACCCGAAGACGCAGGTCGAACTGACTCAACGTGGTTATAAGAACGCACAAAATGATGTTAGTGGCTACAAGTGCCCGAATGGAAATACCATGTGGGCAAACCCGGTTATTTATACTCCGGGCATGGTGGCTCCGTATTTGCAGTTCCCGAAAATGACGGGCGGCGAAGGCAAATATGACATGCTTAATGATGTGGTTATTGTTAAGGCAAACGACCTTTGTGATAACCAGTACTTTGAACAGTGGTTTGCAGATGTCCCGCCGGTAAATGGCCTTTATGTCAATAAGCGTGTTAATACGACGATGGACATTCCGAAGGACGATAATTCGAACTACTTTATTTACGACTACAACTACAACAATGGCGGTTATTCTCCGTTGGATAGTATCAATCCGGATACTAGAGAATGGGTGATGAATAAGCCCTGCAACCCCAAAATCCAGCCAAACCAGGTTTGTGATCAGTTTGATCCGCAGACGCTTTCTATTTTCTGCCCGCCGTATGATTATGAATGGCGCGATAAGCAGGCGGACTATCGTGGAAATAACACGTATAAGCTTTGTACGGACTGGCTGAACTATGGTGGCCCGCGCAATGTAAGTGCAATTGACGGTAGTGGTTATAGTGCTGCATGGCAGGCTGCTGTGTATAATGGTTCTTTGGGTAAGCAACACCTCCGCAATTACGCCTTTACGATGATGGGCTATGCTAGCTTCAAGTACAAGCAGAGCAACCAGAGTCCTATGCACGAAGTCTTCGAATTCGCCGGTGACGATGATATGTGGATTTTCGTGGATGGCGTTCTTGTCGTGGACTTGGGCGGTACTCACTTGTCAGCTCCGGGTAAGGTGGATATTGAAGTCCTTGCCAAGAACAACCATGGTTGCCATATCCTTGCTGACGGAACTCCGGAACCTCTTGCTAATTATTCCAACTGCGCTGGCGCTTCTGATGCAAAGGGTTGGGCTGATGATACCTGGCACCATTTGCACTTCTTCTATGCAGACCGCCAGTCTGATGGTTCTAACATTTATATTCGTACTTCTCTTGCTGAACTTGCTCCGTCTCGCTATGGTCAGCCGTCTGTAGGTAACGTTATTGTGAAGGTGGGCGAAGATGGCGTTCCTAAGAACAGTATGTTTATGAACGTTCCGCTTGCTGATTCCACCGTTGCCAATATGGTCAATCCGATTAATAACGCTCCGTCTATGCTTGTGATGCGTGATGAAGTTGTGCTTGGTTTAGATGGCAAGCCGTTAAAGAATTCCCAGGGTACGGATTCCATGGTCACTAATGTTTATGGTTATTATGTGTCAAAGATGGAAGGTCCTGTTGATAAAGGTGCTGATGGTCAATTGTACCAGTTCAGCGGTACTTTGACGGATGCGACTGGTAGAGTTCTTGAAGGTGGACTTTTGGGTAATGACCGCATTGCCTTTAACGTGAAATGGTCTCAGGGACTTGAAGATGATGGCAATGGCGGAAACTACACTGCTGATGAATGGAAGCAGATCATGTTCTGGTCTAAGTTGATGCCGTTTAACGTCGCTGCATCTTCGGGTAAGAATGTGGAAGGCTTCGACGAAAAGGATAAGTGGGCCAAGATTTCTTATACGGCAGTCGCTGTTGTGACGGTTATTCCTGATGATCCGGCTTATGACCGTCCGGACTTTACTAACGAAGCTCAGAAACTTTCGAATTTGGCTGAAGCTAGCGATGATGGAACTCTCCCGACGGATATGACGGCTGACCTTGTGTTGACTCCGATTCCTGCAACGGGCATTGACCCGATGAAGTGGGCTAAGGATAATGCCGAAACCATTACGGTTTCTGGCCCTCAGGGTGAAGTTGCTGCTGGTTCTGTCGTTTATGGTGCAAGTCAGGGGACGAATTCGACGCTTTGCTATAGCAATGGCTCTAAGAAAGTTCCTGGCAAGAAGAGTAATGAATCTTGCACACAGTGGTCTTTCCCGACAACTCAGCCGTTCCACGTGAACATTCGTGTGTTTGACCATCTTGGACACTTTGTGAACCAGTATACCAAGCGTGTTACGGGTGATGATTTCAAGAATGCATTGATGGGTCAGCGCGCCGGTAGTGTTGTTGCTGGCAAGACTGAACCTAAATGTAATGATTTGCCGTTGTATGGTGAAACTGGTGCCTTGCTTGCTACGATCAAGATGTATCCTGTAACGGATAAGGGTCGTTTGCTCGCTACGGGTCCGTATGTATACCAGATGACGGTTGTGTTGGAACAGTTCGATTATTGCTATTCGAATGGTAGTTCTACAACGCCTGCAACGATGCCGTTCCAGCGTACTACGGAAACGATCAGACGCGGTTATCGTAGAACTGTAAGAAAGTAA
- the pgk gene encoding phosphoglycerate kinase produces MAKLSIEDLELAGKRVFIRVDFNVPQDKVTGEITNTKRIEAALPTIQYALDKGAAVVLASHLGRPNGEKNMKYTLAPVAKKLEELIKKPVKFLSDCVGPEVEAACAAIKPGEIILLENLRFHIEEEGKRKIKNADGTETKEKADKEAVKAFRASLTKLADVYVNDAFGTAHRDHSSMTGVALPQRAAGFLMNKELKAFDQVLNNPPRPFLAILGGAKVADKIQLINNLLDKADKIIIGGGMAFTFKKVLNNIEIGSSLFDEEGAKLVPDLMAKAKAAGKEIILPVDYIAADKFAADAATKAVTDAEGIPAGWMGLDVGAESTKLFVNAIKSAKTIVWNGPAGVFEFEAFEKATKAMADAIVEATAAGAITVIGGGDTATAAKKYGADKKVTHTSTGGGASLELLEGKVLPGVAVLTDK; encoded by the coding sequence ATGGCAAAGCTTTCTATCGAAGATCTCGAACTCGCCGGCAAGCGCGTGTTCATCCGTGTCGACTTCAACGTTCCGCAGGACAAGGTGACTGGTGAAATCACCAACACCAAGCGTATCGAAGCCGCTCTCCCGACCATCCAGTACGCTCTCGACAAGGGTGCAGCCGTCGTGCTCGCTTCCCACCTCGGCCGTCCGAATGGCGAAAAGAACATGAAGTACACGCTCGCTCCGGTTGCAAAGAAGCTCGAAGAACTCATCAAGAAGCCGGTGAAGTTCCTCTCCGACTGCGTTGGTCCGGAAGTCGAAGCCGCCTGCGCCGCTATCAAGCCGGGTGAAATCATCCTCCTCGAAAACCTCCGCTTCCACATCGAAGAAGAAGGCAAGCGCAAGATCAAGAACGCTGATGGCACCGAAACCAAGGAAAAGGCCGACAAGGAAGCCGTCAAGGCATTCCGCGCAAGCCTCACCAAGCTCGCTGACGTTTATGTGAACGACGCTTTCGGTACCGCTCACCGCGATCACTCTTCCATGACTGGTGTCGCACTCCCGCAGCGTGCCGCTGGTTTCCTCATGAACAAGGAACTCAAGGCTTTCGACCAGGTGCTCAACAATCCTCCGCGTCCGTTCCTCGCCATCCTCGGCGGTGCAAAGGTCGCTGACAAGATCCAGCTCATCAACAACCTCCTCGACAAGGCCGACAAGATCATCATCGGCGGCGGCATGGCTTTCACCTTCAAGAAGGTTCTCAACAACATCGAAATCGGTTCTTCTTTGTTTGACGAAGAAGGTGCCAAGCTCGTTCCGGATCTCATGGCTAAGGCTAAGGCTGCTGGCAAGGAAATCATCCTCCCGGTTGACTACATCGCTGCCGACAAGTTCGCTGCCGATGCTGCTACTAAGGCTGTCACGGATGCCGAAGGCATTCCGGCTGGCTGGATGGGCCTCGATGTGGGCGCTGAATCCACCAAGCTCTTCGTGAATGCTATCAAGTCCGCAAAGACCATCGTCTGGAACGGTCCTGCAGGCGTGTTTGAATTCGAAGCCTTTGAAAAGGCTACCAAGGCTATGGCCGACGCTATCGTCGAAGCTACCGCTGCTGGCGCAATCACCGTGATCGGTGGTGGCGATACCGCTACGGCTGCCAAGAAGTACGGCGCTGACAAGAAGGTGACCCACACCTCTACGGGTGGTGGCGCATCCCTCGAACTCCTCGAAGGAAAGGTGCTCCCGGGCGTCGCTGTGCTTACTGATAAGTAA
- a CDS encoding acyl-[acyl-carrier-protein] thioesterase — MIDIYTLAKNPLVFQKPRTITSAYIDVSGKMGLAQTVLMVQDNITENFGAMKMDNFVVKEKGGFWVVYKAKFKFLKRPYWRDKVVTTSFPADNQLIRLNENTAITTVEGEPIIFAKQEMCCLSLDRHRPMRLSSVDFPTEGFPEAFMTDEFDRFNVKPEEYEEVYQQKVLPQHIDMSHHMNNIEYVKLALNVFSASDLELCIPSELEVHYLGESEEGQTMRVFRADHNGATYMRILDENDRPVFEMKLRMM; from the coding sequence ATGATTGATATTTATACTTTGGCGAAAAATCCGCTCGTGTTCCAAAAGCCGAGAACAATTACTTCGGCTTATATTGATGTGTCTGGAAAGATGGGTCTTGCACAGACTGTGCTCATGGTCCAGGACAATATTACTGAAAATTTTGGCGCCATGAAAATGGATAATTTCGTGGTGAAAGAAAAGGGCGGCTTCTGGGTCGTTTACAAGGCTAAGTTCAAGTTCCTCAAGCGCCCGTATTGGCGTGACAAGGTTGTGACGACGTCTTTTCCGGCGGATAATCAGCTGATTCGTTTGAACGAAAATACGGCAATCACCACGGTGGAAGGCGAACCGATTATTTTTGCAAAACAGGAAATGTGCTGCCTCAGTCTCGATCGCCATCGCCCGATGCGACTTTCTTCGGTGGACTTCCCGACGGAAGGTTTCCCGGAAGCGTTTATGACGGATGAATTCGACCGCTTTAACGTGAAGCCCGAAGAGTACGAAGAAGTTTATCAGCAAAAGGTGCTGCCGCAGCATATCGACATGTCGCACCACATGAACAACATTGAATATGTGAAGCTTGCGCTCAATGTGTTTAGCGCTTCGGATTTGGAACTCTGCATTCCGTCTGAACTCGAAGTTCATTACTTGGGCGAATCCGAAGAAGGGCAGACGATGAGAGTCTTCCGTGCCGATCACAACGGTGCTACGTACATGCGAATTCTCGACGAAAATGATCGCCCCGTCTTCGAGATGAAACTTAGAATGATGTAA
- a CDS encoding YifB family Mg chelatase-like AAA ATPase yields MFRRIRSYCLFGIKAVPVSVEVDASQGLPGFTLVGLPDNAVRESRERVVSAIRSIGKVVTGFRTTVNLSPADLRKEGSALDLPLAIGLLVSTGEIEIPQLDRYVFVGELSLDGLLKPVRGVLSIAMNLSTERERILVIPRGNVQEASLVEGLRFICADTLGECVEILERNSSQDVKISKGIASCRADIGNGVPDFKNVVGMEGVKRALEIAAAGAHNFLLVGSPGAGKTLCAKCLPGILPEMTEQEILETTRIHSCARRAGDSDEFKPVLTRPFRSPHHSASMASLVGGGTRLLPGEASLAHNGVLFLDELPEFNRSVLEALREPMEEGEISVSRASGTVVWPARFMMGAAMNPCPCGYSMDPKRECTCLPEARKRYREKISGPLLDRIDIQVSVPPVDAAMFAIKGRGESSADIRRRVCTARSVQRERFRNLTFKSNAEMSSEYARKFAEMTPAVESFAVNAAAKMELSARGYFRLLKVARTIADLRGASAVDIMDLSEALRYRAFRG; encoded by the coding sequence TTGTTTCGTAGAATCCGTTCTTATTGCTTGTTTGGAATAAAGGCTGTTCCCGTGAGTGTAGAAGTCGATGCCTCTCAAGGACTGCCAGGTTTTACTCTTGTTGGGCTTCCGGACAATGCGGTAAGGGAATCTCGAGAGCGAGTCGTTTCGGCAATACGTTCCATCGGGAAAGTGGTGACTGGTTTCCGTACAACGGTGAACTTGTCGCCTGCGGATTTACGAAAGGAGGGGAGTGCATTAGACCTTCCGCTAGCGATTGGCTTGCTTGTTTCGACTGGGGAAATTGAAATTCCACAGCTGGATCGCTATGTCTTTGTGGGCGAACTTTCATTGGATGGTTTGTTGAAGCCTGTCCGTGGAGTGTTATCTATCGCAATGAATTTGTCTACAGAACGTGAGCGCATTCTCGTTATTCCGCGCGGGAATGTGCAGGAAGCCTCGCTAGTGGAAGGTCTTCGTTTTATTTGTGCGGATACACTTGGGGAATGTGTTGAAATTCTAGAGCGCAATTCAAGCCAAGATGTGAAAATCTCAAAAGGGATTGCGTCGTGTCGGGCGGATATTGGTAATGGCGTTCCTGATTTTAAGAATGTGGTGGGGATGGAAGGTGTAAAGCGAGCGCTTGAAATTGCTGCTGCGGGAGCGCATAATTTTTTGCTTGTGGGCTCTCCTGGTGCGGGCAAGACGCTTTGTGCGAAATGCTTGCCGGGAATCCTCCCTGAGATGACGGAACAGGAAATCTTGGAAACAACGCGAATCCATTCCTGTGCGCGTCGTGCTGGTGATTCTGATGAGTTTAAACCTGTACTTACGCGGCCATTCCGTTCACCGCATCATTCGGCGTCTATGGCTTCGCTTGTAGGCGGTGGCACACGGCTCTTGCCGGGCGAGGCGAGCTTGGCACATAATGGCGTATTGTTCTTGGATGAGTTGCCTGAGTTCAACCGGAGCGTCTTGGAAGCTTTACGCGAGCCGATGGAAGAAGGTGAAATCTCGGTTAGCCGAGCTAGCGGTACTGTGGTGTGGCCTGCTCGATTTATGATGGGGGCTGCTATGAACCCGTGCCCATGCGGCTATTCAATGGACCCGAAACGCGAGTGTACTTGCTTGCCCGAGGCTCGCAAACGTTATCGTGAAAAAATCTCGGGACCGCTATTGGACCGTATCGATATCCAGGTGAGCGTGCCACCTGTAGATGCTGCCATGTTTGCGATAAAAGGGCGAGGGGAGTCGTCTGCGGATATTCGCAGGCGCGTGTGTACTGCACGATCTGTTCAGCGGGAGCGCTTTCGCAATTTGACTTTTAAATCCAATGCCGAAATGTCGTCGGAATACGCACGGAAATTTGCGGAGATGACTCCTGCTGTAGAAAGCTTTGCGGTAAATGCCGCTGCTAAAATGGAATTGAGTGCGCGCGGATACTTTAGGTTGTTAAAAGTCGCGCGCACGATCGCTGACTTGCGCGGCGCCTCCGCCGTTGATATTATGGATCTTTCAGAAGCTTTGCGCTACCGCGCCTTTAGAGGCTAA